Proteins encoded in a region of the Tautonia rosea genome:
- a CDS encoding exo-alpha-sialidase encodes MTLLFAITITLALPPDQAKLVEVRRIWGEGEHNAFTDLIRFKGRWLCTFREGQGHVSPDGALRVIASEDGEQWESIALITSETADLRDPKLCLTPEGRLMLTGAAAHNNPGDMPRHQTMAWFSDDGERWDGPHPIGDRGFWLWRVTWYDGIPYSVGYSTGGDQTSRVARLYRGVDGKADRFEPLVETLFEEGEPSEATLRFLPNGEALCLLRRDGAEPSAQLGRSLAPFTEWNWTDLGVRAGGPDFILLPDDRLIAVVRLYDGGARTSVCRLDPETGRLTELLELPSGGDTSYAGLVWHEEQLWVSYYSSHEGQTSVYLARVELSDPS; translated from the coding sequence ATGACACTGCTTTTTGCTATTACCATCACACTCGCCCTTCCTCCCGATCAGGCCAAGCTGGTCGAAGTCCGCCGCATCTGGGGCGAAGGGGAACACAATGCCTTTACCGATCTGATTCGATTCAAAGGTCGTTGGCTCTGCACCTTTCGGGAAGGGCAGGGACATGTCTCTCCCGATGGTGCGCTCCGGGTGATCGCCTCCGAAGACGGCGAGCAGTGGGAGTCAATCGCCCTGATCACGTCCGAGACGGCCGACCTGCGTGATCCGAAGCTCTGCCTGACGCCCGAAGGTCGTCTGATGCTGACTGGAGCCGCAGCGCACAACAACCCGGGAGACATGCCTCGTCATCAGACGATGGCCTGGTTCTCCGACGACGGCGAACGCTGGGACGGTCCGCATCCGATTGGCGATCGAGGCTTCTGGCTCTGGCGGGTGACCTGGTACGACGGCATTCCCTACAGCGTCGGCTATTCGACCGGAGGGGATCAGACCTCGCGGGTGGCCCGGCTGTACCGAGGTGTCGACGGCAAGGCTGATCGGTTCGAACCGCTGGTGGAGACGCTGTTTGAAGAAGGGGAACCGAGCGAGGCCACCTTGCGGTTTTTGCCCAATGGCGAGGCCCTTTGCCTGCTGCGACGCGACGGGGCGGAGCCTTCGGCCCAGCTTGGCCGATCGCTCGCGCCCTTTACCGAGTGGAACTGGACGGACCTGGGGGTACGCGCGGGAGGGCCAGACTTCATCCTATTGCCCGACGATCGCCTGATCGCCGTAGTCCGACTCTACGACGGCGGCGCGCGGACCTCGGTCTGTCGGCTCGATCCGGAAACAGGCCGCCTGACCGAACTGCTCGAATTGCCTTCGGGAGGAGATACGAGTTATGCCGGCCTGGTCTGGCACGAGGAGCAGCTTTGGGTCAGCTACTACTCTTCGCACGAGGGTCAAACCTCGGTCTATCTGGCGCGTGTGGAGCTTTCCGATCCGTCTTGA